One window from the genome of Candidatus Cloacimonadota bacterium encodes:
- a CDS encoding AMP-binding protein: protein MQLHKAFIEIAKRYGNKIAVYDQATGKDTTYSKLLIASLILSKKIAKHRGEHVGIMVPNSTGCIASIIGSLMCGKTPVMINYSTGASQNAIYAQEKCSFKTIITSKKLLEKIGAEFVDGMVYIEDIVADIGTMEKVKEGLKSKLPASMIKSTIHDGSENKDSVILFTSGSEKDPKAVELSHKNIFHNIHAVSKRFSFTSEDIFLGNLPYFHVFGITTNLWIPLIMGASIVTHANPLDFRAICKSIREYHITVMIGTPSFLYGYLRKAESGDFTSVRFGIAGADKLSDLVRNGYREKHNLKILEGYGTTETSPIISVNSLDANKPGSIGPPLDGVEVRIVDRTTSKDLPANKVGKILVKGDLVMNGYLGDVEETSRRIQDGWYDTGDMGLMDDDGYLWHKGRLRRFVKIGGEMVSLVKVENILEKLLPQGTICCVVDVPNPTKGADIVAAITTKEIDKRQIQKLMKKELPKIAIPKEFHLIEDIPLMGSGKVNFREVEKICRKLEGKKK from the coding sequence ATGCAATTACATAAGGCTTTTATAGAAATAGCAAAACGCTACGGAAATAAAATTGCTGTTTATGATCAGGCTACAGGCAAGGACACAACTTACAGTAAATTGCTTATTGCCTCTCTTATTCTTTCCAAAAAAATTGCAAAGCATCGCGGCGAACACGTTGGAATTATGGTGCCAAACTCCACGGGATGTATTGCCTCAATTATCGGCTCTTTGATGTGTGGAAAAACACCGGTAATGATAAATTATTCCACCGGAGCAAGTCAAAACGCAATTTATGCTCAGGAAAAATGTAGTTTTAAGACAATTATTACAAGCAAAAAACTTCTCGAAAAAATCGGTGCCGAATTTGTTGATGGAATGGTCTATATTGAGGATATAGTCGCAGATATAGGAACTATGGAAAAGGTGAAAGAGGGACTTAAATCCAAACTACCTGCTTCTATGATAAAATCTACGATCCACGATGGAAGCGAAAATAAGGATTCTGTCATTCTCTTCACCAGCGGAAGTGAAAAAGACCCAAAAGCCGTAGAATTATCGCACAAAAATATATTCCACAATATTCATGCAGTCTCAAAAAGATTCAGTTTTACTTCGGAAGATATTTTTCTGGGAAATTTGCCATATTTTCATGTTTTTGGAATTACAACAAACCTATGGATTCCGCTTATTATGGGTGCTTCAATTGTAACTCATGCAAATCCGCTGGATTTTCGAGCAATTTGCAAATCAATTAGGGAATACCATATTACGGTGATGATCGGAACTCCTTCTTTCTTGTACGGTTATCTTAGAAAAGCCGAATCAGGTGATTTTACCTCAGTACGATTTGGCATTGCCGGTGCGGATAAATTAAGTGATCTTGTAAGAAATGGATATAGAGAAAAACATAATCTGAAAATTCTGGAAGGATACGGGACAACAGAAACAAGTCCGATTATCTCTGTCAATTCTTTGGATGCAAACAAACCCGGTAGCATTGGTCCCCCCCTTGATGGTGTGGAAGTAAGAATTGTGGACAGAACAACATCTAAGGATTTACCTGCAAACAAAGTTGGAAAAATCCTCGTGAAAGGCGATCTGGTCATGAATGGTTACCTTGGTGATGTGGAAGAAACCTCGCGCCGAATCCAAGATGGATGGTACGATACCGGCGATATGGGGCTGATGGATGATGACGGCTACCTCTGGCACAAGGGAAGACTGCGTAGATTTGTAAAAATCGGCGGAGAAATGGTTTCCCTTGTAAAAGTAGAAAATATATTGGAAAAATTATTGCCACAGGGTACAATTTGTTGCGTAGTGGATGTTCCAAACCCAACTAAGGGAGCAGACATCGTAGCGGCAATTACAACCAAAGAAATTGATAAGCGACAAATCCAAAAATTAATGAAAAAGGAATTACCCAAAATTGCTATTCCCAAAGAATTCCATCTGATTGAGGATATTCCATTGATGGGAAGCGGGAAAGTTAACTTCCGCGAAGTAGAAAAAATTT